One Desulfovibrio fairfieldensis genomic window carries:
- a CDS encoding dihydroorotate dehydrogenase, which yields MDLSVTLKGQTHDLKLKNPVLTASGTFGYGVEFAPYGDLAALGGIVVKGLSLKPREGNPCPRIVETTAGMLNAVGLQNDGVEVFCRDKLPHLPWRETPIIANMYATSPAEFGELAARLDGEEGVAALEVNVSCPNVKEGGVLFGQDPKLAAAVTAAVRKGAPRKHVMVKLSPNVTDIALMARSVEDAGADSVSCINTLLGMAVDLRTRRPSLANVVGGLSGPAIKPVALRCVWQAAQAVKIPVVGMGGIVSAEDALEFILVGAAAVQVGTANFMRPDSAFALAAELPAACERLGARSPAELRGALRMD from the coding sequence ATGGATCTTTCCGTCACCCTCAAGGGGCAAACCCACGATCTCAAATTGAAAAATCCGGTGCTCACGGCATCGGGCACCTTCGGCTACGGCGTGGAGTTCGCGCCTTACGGCGATCTGGCGGCCCTGGGCGGCATAGTGGTCAAGGGCCTGTCCCTCAAGCCGCGCGAGGGCAATCCCTGCCCGCGCATTGTGGAAACCACGGCGGGCATGCTCAATGCCGTGGGCCTGCAGAACGACGGGGTGGAGGTCTTCTGCCGGGACAAGCTGCCCCATCTGCCTTGGCGGGAAACGCCGATCATCGCCAATATGTACGCCACCTCCCCGGCGGAATTCGGGGAACTGGCCGCGCGTCTGGACGGCGAGGAAGGCGTGGCCGCGCTGGAAGTCAATGTTTCCTGCCCCAACGTCAAGGAGGGCGGCGTGCTCTTCGGCCAGGATCCCAAGCTGGCCGCCGCCGTCACCGCCGCCGTGCGCAAGGGCGCGCCGCGCAAGCATGTGATGGTCAAGCTCTCGCCCAATGTCACGGACATCGCGCTCATGGCGCGCAGCGTGGAAGACGCGGGCGCGGACAGCGTTTCCTGCATCAACACCCTGTTGGGCATGGCCGTGGACCTGCGTACCCGGCGTCCGTCTCTGGCCAATGTGGTGGGCGGCCTGTCCGGCCCGGCCATCAAGCCCGTGGCCCTGCGTTGCGTCTGGCAGGCGGCACAGGCCGTGAAGATTCCGGTGGTGGGCATGGGCGGCATCGTCAGCGCCGAGGACGCGCTGGAATTCATCCTGGTGGGCGCGGCCGCCGTGCAGGTGGGCACGGCCAACTTCATGCGCCCGGACAGCGCTTTTGCCCTGGCGGCGGAGCTGCCCGCGGCCTGCGAACGCCTGGGAGCGCGCTCGCCCGCCGAACTGCGCGGCGCGTTGCGCATGGACTAG
- a CDS encoding NAD-dependent epimerase/dehydratase family protein has protein sequence MTGPSDERFSHLSGKKVLVTGGTGFVGRHLLPRLLAAGAHVTCLTRAASRTGHLPADVAVARADLRTGEGLAEALAGQDVVIHMAALLFGLGWQDYLRANALAARALAVALADVEAAAQGSGKGLPARFVLVSSLAATGPSDCPPGVADNAVPAPVSAYGWSKLLVEQILGRALGDRLVTLRPPIIYGSGDKGLLPVFKGAARGFAVSPGAFRDFPVSAVHARDMAQAVLLCCKDTARGVYHINDGGLYSMAHFCRVMGAALGRPRLRVIHLPLPLMAVTAGLASSGGLLWARLSCCLPSRAPQRAPNWNLDKYREARQAGWLCDAARIRRELGYEPRVSLAEGMAEAVEGYRREGWL, from the coding sequence ATGACCGGGCCCTCGGACGAACGCTTTTCCCATCTGAGCGGCAAAAAGGTGCTGGTCACCGGCGGCACGGGCTTTGTGGGCCGTCATCTGCTGCCGCGCCTGCTGGCAGCGGGCGCGCACGTCACCTGCCTGACCCGCGCGGCCTCGCGCACCGGGCATCTGCCTGCGGATGTGGCCGTGGCGCGGGCTGATCTGCGCACGGGGGAGGGGCTGGCCGAAGCCCTGGCCGGGCAGGATGTGGTCATCCACATGGCGGCCCTGCTGTTCGGCCTGGGCTGGCAGGACTATCTGCGGGCCAACGCGCTGGCCGCGCGCGCTCTGGCCGTGGCGCTGGCCGACGTGGAGGCCGCGGCTCAAGGCTCCGGCAAGGGCTTGCCCGCGCGTTTCGTGCTGGTTTCCAGTCTGGCGGCCACCGGCCCTTCCGACTGCCCGCCCGGCGTGGCGGACAATGCCGTGCCCGCGCCGGTTTCCGCCTACGGCTGGTCCAAGCTGCTGGTGGAGCAGATTCTGGGCCGGGCCCTGGGGGACAGACTGGTGACCCTGCGTCCGCCCATTATTTACGGCTCCGGCGACAAGGGCCTGCTGCCCGTGTTCAAGGGCGCGGCCAGGGGCTTTGCCGTGAGCCCCGGAGCGTTCCGCGATTTTCCCGTGTCCGCCGTGCACGCGCGGGACATGGCCCAGGCCGTGCTGCTCTGCTGCAAGGATACGGCGCGGGGCGTATACCATATCAACGACGGCGGCCTGTACAGCATGGCCCATTTCTGCCGCGTCATGGGCGCGGCCCTGGGCCGTCCCCGGCTGCGCGTGATTCACCTGCCTCTGCCCCTGATGGCCGTGACGGCGGGACTGGCCTCCAGCGGGGGACTATTGTGGGCGCGGCTGTCGTGCTGCCTGCCGAGCCGGGCCCCGCAACGCGCGCCCAACTGGAACCTGGACAAATACCGCGAGGCCCGGCAGGCGGGCTGGCTCTGCGACGCCGCCCGCATCCGGCGGGAGCTGGGCTACGAGCCCCGGGTCAGTCTGGCCGAGGGCATGGCCGAGGCCGTGGAAGGCTACCGGCGCGAGGGGTGGCTGTGA
- a CDS encoding ABC-F family ATP-binding cassette domain-containing protein yields the protein MKITIQELSKSFGGRDIFSNFSLEVDSGVRLCVCGPNGTGKSTLLRLLAGVESADGGRVLLPKGCRLGFVEQELSGEALDTPLLTYVLDVLHDWNDFWAEWEQAAESGDESRLTALMHRQSELEATYGYNPEHRAKAVLSGLGFSEAKWGRTLRELSGGWRERAKLARVLTAGADVLLLDEPTNHLDMEAVEWLESFLLDFKGALVFVAHDRMFMDNVGTHVLYLGLSRPVFRKATYTQFLALQEEYNAQREREARALQDEINRKMAFVERFRAKATKARQAGSRQKMAKKLEKELEDYRPEPKRKELNFSWPEAPHSEKIVLAAADLAFHFPDGKSMWPPLTFTLYRGGRIALVGHNGCGKSTLLRILAGQLERCGGNLVTASQMRLGYYTQHQMDTLRPDTTVLGEIRRLSDPHTTEEELMSVLGLFLLGQEYFDRQVSALSGGEKSRLVLASLFLKRCNFLLLDEPTNHLDLESREALVLALQKFTGTLLMVAHDRWLLSQVGAEAWELNENGITVHAGFAAYDADRRARLAGAGTDSRGGAALSAAGLPKMSSEAAREVAPGFSREEQKRLKREQAEKRNALHKELKPLQSKYTALEEELARVLDEQSAVEGRLADPEVYADHSRSGELLKRFEDCKRRGEDLLEEMAGLEEKITAIKKQAESE from the coding sequence GTGAAGATAACCATTCAGGAACTTTCCAAATCATTCGGCGGACGGGACATCTTCAGCAATTTTTCGCTGGAGGTGGATTCCGGCGTGCGGCTCTGCGTCTGCGGCCCCAACGGCACGGGCAAATCCACCCTGCTGCGCCTGCTGGCCGGGGTGGAGTCCGCCGACGGGGGCCGGGTGCTTTTGCCCAAAGGCTGCCGTCTGGGTTTTGTGGAGCAGGAGTTGTCCGGGGAAGCCCTGGACACGCCCCTGCTGACCTACGTGCTGGACGTGCTCCACGACTGGAACGACTTCTGGGCCGAGTGGGAGCAGGCGGCCGAATCCGGCGACGAAAGCCGCCTGACCGCGCTCATGCACCGCCAGAGCGAACTGGAAGCCACGTACGGCTATAATCCCGAGCACCGGGCCAAGGCCGTGCTGTCCGGGCTGGGCTTTTCCGAGGCCAAGTGGGGGCGCACTCTGCGGGAGCTGTCCGGCGGCTGGCGCGAACGGGCCAAGCTGGCCCGCGTGCTCACGGCCGGGGCCGACGTGCTGCTGCTGGACGAGCCCACCAACCACCTGGACATGGAAGCCGTGGAGTGGCTCGAGTCTTTTCTGCTGGACTTTAAGGGCGCGCTGGTCTTTGTGGCCCACGACCGCATGTTCATGGACAATGTGGGCACCCATGTGCTCTATCTGGGCTTGTCCCGTCCGGTATTCCGCAAGGCCACCTACACCCAGTTTCTGGCGTTGCAGGAGGAATACAACGCCCAGCGCGAGCGCGAGGCCCGCGCCCTCCAGGACGAGATTAACCGTAAAATGGCTTTTGTGGAACGCTTCCGGGCCAAGGCCACCAAGGCCCGCCAGGCCGGTTCGCGCCAGAAGATGGCCAAGAAGCTGGAAAAGGAGCTGGAGGATTACCGGCCCGAGCCGAAGCGCAAGGAGCTCAATTTCAGCTGGCCCGAGGCCCCGCACTCGGAAAAGATCGTGCTGGCCGCCGCTGATCTGGCCTTTCATTTTCCGGACGGCAAGAGCATGTGGCCGCCCCTGACCTTCACGCTGTACCGGGGCGGGCGCATCGCCCTGGTGGGGCATAACGGCTGCGGCAAATCCACGCTGCTCCGGATTCTGGCCGGGCAGCTGGAACGCTGCGGCGGCAATCTGGTCACGGCCTCCCAGATGCGCCTGGGCTACTATACCCAGCACCAGATGGACACCCTGCGCCCGGACACCACGGTGCTGGGCGAAATCCGCCGCCTTTCGGACCCGCACACCACGGAAGAGGAACTCATGAGCGTGCTGGGCCTCTTTCTGCTGGGTCAGGAATATTTCGACCGCCAGGTCAGCGCCCTGTCCGGCGGCGAGAAAAGCCGCCTGGTCCTGGCCAGCCTGTTTCTGAAACGCTGCAATTTTCTGTTGCTGGACGAGCCCACCAACCATCTGGATCTGGAAAGCCGCGAGGCCCTGGTCCTGGCTTTGCAAAAATTCACCGGCACCCTGCTGATGGTGGCCCATGACCGCTGGCTTTTGTCGCAGGTAGGGGCCGAAGCCTGGGAACTGAATGAAAACGGCATTACGGTCCATGCCGGATTCGCGGCCTATGACGCCGACCGCCGGGCGCGTCTGGCCGGGGCCGGAACGGACAGCCGGGGCGGCGCGGCCCTGAGCGCGGCGGGCCTGCCGAAAATGAGCTCCGAAGCGGCGCGGGAGGTCGCGCCCGGTTTCTCACGCGAGGAGCAGAAGCGCCTCAAGCGCGAGCAGGCCGAGAAACGCAACGCCCTGCACAAGGAACTCAAACCTCTGCAAAGCAAGTATACGGCTCTGGAAGAGGAACTGGCCCGCGTGCTGGACGAACAGAGCGCGGTGGAAGGCCGGTTGGCTGATCCCGAGGTCTATGCGGACCACAGCCGCTCCGGCGAACTGCTCAAGCGCTTTGAGGATTGCAAGCGGCGCGGCGAGGACCTGCTGGAAGAAATGGCGGGGCTGGAAGAAAAAATAACGGCTATCAAGAAACAGGCCGAAAGCGAGTGA
- a CDS encoding (deoxy)nucleoside triphosphate pyrophosphohydrolase, giving the protein MPESGDGLRPIEVAAGIIWRGGRFLAAQRPTDKPLEGYWEFPGGKLEAGESPAEALARELAEELGIGVRECRFWQSLEHSYAERGFRVRLHFFHVTAFSGEPCPAEGQNLRWVTPDEAPELGFLPADAGVLEQLRAEGPPMA; this is encoded by the coding sequence ATGCCTGAGAGCGGCGACGGCCTGCGGCCCATTGAAGTGGCTGCGGGCATCATCTGGCGCGGCGGGCGCTTTCTGGCCGCGCAGCGGCCCACGGACAAGCCTTTGGAAGGCTATTGGGAATTTCCCGGCGGCAAGCTGGAGGCAGGGGAGAGCCCGGCCGAGGCCCTTGCCCGCGAACTGGCCGAGGAGCTGGGCATCGGCGTGCGCGAGTGCCGCTTCTGGCAGAGCCTGGAACACAGTTACGCGGAGCGCGGTTTTCGTGTGCGTCTGCACTTTTTCCACGTCACGGCCTTCAGCGGCGAGCCCTGCCCGGCGGAAGGCCAGAATCTGCGCTGGGTGACTCCGGATGAGGCCCCGGAGCTGGGCTTTCTGCCCGCTGATGCGGGCGTGCTGGAACAGTTGCGGGCAGAGGGGCCGCCAATGGCCTGA
- the thiF gene encoding sulfur carrier protein ThiS adenylyltransferase ThiF: MINSLRRGLARYFTPEQLARLRAARVGLAGAGGLGSNAALMLARCGVEDLLLVDDDVVEPSNLNRQQFWPRHLGSPKVEALAELLRELNPDIRVETRRLRLGPADLPEILPSCPIWVEALDDPEAKTMLVERALLDGRMVASASGMGGYGGPPMQKRRLGRLTLVGDFTTDVLAAPPLAPRVTQAAALLADAVLEFILGEEG, translated from the coding sequence ATGATCAACAGCCTGCGCCGGGGTCTGGCCCGCTATTTCACTCCGGAACAACTGGCCAGGCTGCGCGCCGCGCGCGTGGGCCTGGCCGGGGCCGGCGGCCTGGGCTCCAATGCGGCGCTCATGCTGGCACGTTGCGGGGTGGAGGATCTGCTGCTGGTTGATGACGACGTGGTGGAGCCGTCCAATCTCAACCGCCAGCAGTTCTGGCCGCGCCATCTGGGAAGCCCCAAGGTGGAAGCCCTGGCTGAGTTACTGCGCGAGCTCAATCCGGACATCCGGGTGGAGACGCGGCGGCTGCGCCTGGGCCCCGCCGATCTGCCGGAAATCCTGCCCTCCTGCCCGATCTGGGTGGAAGCCCTGGACGATCCGGAAGCCAAAACCATGCTGGTGGAGCGTGCCCTGCTGGACGGGCGCATGGTGGCCAGCGCCTCGGGCATGGGCGGCTACGGCGGCCCCCCCATGCAGAAACGCCGCCTGGGCCGCCTGACCCTGGTCGGGGACTTTACCACCGACGTGCTCGCGGCCCCGCCCCTGGCCCCGCGTGTCACCCAAGCCGCGGCCCTGCTGGCCGACGCCGTGCTGGAATTTATTTTGGGGGAGGAAGGATAG
- the thiH gene encoding 2-iminoacetate synthase ThiH: protein MENFQEFLRAWPAERRAGGVADVTPAKVLAVLDKDVLQPADFLTLLSPAAGECLEALARKAHDLTLRYFGRAVNIFTPLYISDVCTNQCRYCGFNAKNKQPRRHLSVEEAYAEAKSIAEMGFQHILLLTGDAPKLSSPEYIASVARRIKPLFASVGVEVYSLTVEEYSLLVEAGVDSMTMFQETYNPELYAWLHPVGPKHDYGFRLNAPERAARAGMRSLGVGALLGLESFEQDAFGTGLHAWWLQRNFPGVDVSVSIPRICPHEGDFDVQHAVDDRHLVQYVTATRCFLPRAGITCSSRESAFMRDHLVPLGVTRVSAGVSTAVGGRATEDMHNPGQFEITDHRSLEQMSSALAGIGYQAVIKDWEDPAA, encoded by the coding sequence ATGGAAAATTTTCAGGAATTTTTGCGGGCCTGGCCCGCCGAGCGCCGGGCCGGGGGCGTGGCCGACGTCACCCCGGCCAAGGTGCTGGCCGTACTGGACAAGGACGTGCTGCAGCCCGCCGACTTTCTGACCCTGCTCTCGCCCGCCGCCGGGGAATGCCTCGAAGCCCTGGCCCGCAAGGCCCATGACCTGACCCTGCGCTATTTCGGCAGGGCCGTGAACATTTTCACGCCGTTGTACATTTCCGACGTGTGCACCAATCAGTGCCGCTATTGCGGCTTCAACGCCAAAAACAAGCAGCCGCGCCGCCATCTCAGCGTGGAAGAAGCCTATGCCGAGGCCAAGTCCATCGCGGAGATGGGCTTTCAGCATATCCTGCTGCTCACGGGCGACGCGCCCAAGCTCTCCTCGCCGGAATACATCGCCTCGGTGGCGCGGCGGATCAAGCCGCTGTTCGCCTCCGTGGGCGTTGAGGTCTATTCCCTCACCGTGGAGGAATATTCCCTGCTGGTGGAAGCGGGCGTGGACTCCATGACCATGTTCCAGGAGACCTACAATCCCGAACTCTACGCATGGCTGCATCCCGTGGGCCCCAAGCACGACTACGGCTTCCGCCTCAACGCGCCGGAACGCGCCGCGCGCGCGGGCATGCGCTCTCTGGGCGTGGGCGCGTTGCTGGGCCTGGAATCTTTCGAACAGGACGCCTTCGGCACGGGCCTGCATGCCTGGTGGCTGCAACGCAATTTCCCCGGCGTGGACGTGAGCGTGTCCATCCCGCGCATCTGCCCGCACGAAGGCGACTTCGACGTGCAACATGCGGTGGACGACCGCCATCTGGTGCAGTACGTCACCGCGACGCGTTGCTTTTTGCCGCGCGCGGGCATCACCTGCTCCAGCCGCGAAAGCGCCTTCATGCGCGATCATCTGGTGCCCCTGGGCGTCACCCGCGTGTCCGCCGGGGTGTCCACGGCCGTGGGCGGCCGGGCCACGGAGGACATGCACAACCCCGGCCAGTTCGAGATCACCGACCACCGCAGCCTGGAACAGATGAGTTCCGCTCTGGCGGGCATTGGTTATCAGGCGGTGATCAAGGATTGGGAAGACCCGGCGGCATAA
- a CDS encoding thiazole synthase — protein sequence MNDPFVVGGVTLKSRLFIGTGKYSADSLIPAVAEASGAEVITVAMRRVEKGQQGIMGHIPKTMRLLPNTSGARTADEAVRLARLARAAGCGDWVKIEVISDTRHLLPDGYETAKATEILVKEGFTVLPYINPDLYVARACAEAGASAVMPLGAPIGTNRGLRTREMIAILIEELDLPVVVDAGIGRPSQACEAMEMGAAACLVNTAIASSDDPVRMAGAFRAAVEAGRNAWLAGAGAVMARGGGAEASSPLTGFLR from the coding sequence ATGAATGATCCCTTTGTGGTCGGCGGCGTGACCCTTAAAAGCCGTCTGTTCATCGGCACGGGCAAATACAGCGCCGACAGTCTGATTCCGGCGGTGGCCGAGGCCAGCGGCGCGGAAGTCATCACCGTGGCCATGCGGCGGGTGGAAAAAGGCCAGCAGGGCATCATGGGCCATATTCCCAAGACCATGCGCCTGCTGCCCAACACTTCGGGGGCGCGCACCGCCGATGAGGCCGTGCGCCTGGCCCGTCTGGCCCGCGCCGCGGGCTGCGGCGACTGGGTCAAGATCGAGGTCATTTCCGACACCCGCCACCTGCTGCCCGACGGCTATGAAACCGCCAAGGCCACGGAAATTCTGGTCAAGGAAGGCTTCACCGTGCTGCCCTATATCAATCCGGATCTTTACGTGGCCCGCGCCTGCGCGGAGGCCGGTGCCTCGGCGGTCATGCCGCTGGGCGCGCCCATCGGCACCAACCGGGGCCTGCGCACCAGGGAAATGATCGCCATCCTCATTGAGGAGCTGGATCTGCCCGTGGTGGTGGATGCGGGCATCGGACGTCCCTCCCAGGCCTGCGAGGCCATGGAGATGGGCGCGGCGGCCTGCCTGGTGAACACGGCCATTGCCTCTTCCGACGATCCCGTGCGCATGGCCGGTGCCTTCAGGGCCGCCGTGGAAGCCGGACGCAACGCCTGGCTGGCCGGAGCCGGCGCGGTTATGGCGCGGGGCGGGGGAGCTGAGGCATCGTCGCCGTTGACGGGATTTCTGCGATAG
- the thiS gene encoding sulfur carrier protein ThiS — translation MDVIVNGETETCTEAASVADLLQTRGHDPKTVVVEHNGNIVPADAFAATQLHGGDVLEIVQFVGGG, via the coding sequence ATGGATGTGATCGTCAACGGCGAAACCGAAACCTGCACGGAGGCCGCCAGCGTGGCGGATCTGCTGCAAACGCGCGGTCATGACCCCAAGACCGTGGTCGTGGAGCACAACGGGAACATTGTCCCCGCCGACGCTTTCGCGGCCACGCAACTGCACGGCGGCGACGTGCTCGAAATTGTGCAGTTTGTGGGCGGCGGCTAG
- a CDS encoding lipopolysaccharide biosynthesis protein, with amino-acid sequence MQSSTPTLARRYAFKLLANVASVPVYLAMEAILPRALGPRMYGNYSFATNLFQQLSGFLDMGTSTCFYNALSRRQNETGLIGFYFRISLLVALISLLAALCMLIPPVGGLLMPDVPLWLAPLAALWAFLTWWGRVLRSMNDAVGATVSSEMVRTVISLLAVALLGVLFWGDWLNIHSLFAQQYLMLGATALGYWLVTRRHWREREESLRFHLSKAQNRAYCREFFDYSHPLFVQALLSFLLLTAERWLLQWFDGSAEQGFFALSQKVSMACFLFVSAMTPLIMRELSIAWGQKDRVAMARLLTRFAPLLYVVAAYFSCFTLAEGPALVNIFGGAEFTAAILPVQIMALYPLHQAYGQLAGSVFHATGRTRVLRNIAALECVYGFATAWFLLAPPDLLGLNLGAVGLALKTVCVQCLTVNLYLWLASRFIPLNFWRNFAHQIWSLAALLLLAFACRELTIDLGFGDLDSFRRFFISGVLYSLLCLGLCLAVPQVLGLSRRELRELFIRLKKSRRGA; translated from the coding sequence ATGCAAAGCTCCACGCCCACCCTGGCCCGCCGCTATGCCTTCAAGCTGCTGGCCAACGTGGCTTCCGTGCCGGTGTACCTGGCCATGGAGGCCATTCTGCCGCGCGCTCTCGGCCCGCGCATGTACGGCAACTACAGCTTTGCCACCAATCTCTTTCAGCAGCTTTCCGGCTTTCTGGACATGGGCACCTCCACCTGCTTTTACAACGCCCTGTCCCGCCGCCAGAACGAAACCGGCCTTATCGGCTTTTACTTCCGCATCAGCCTGCTGGTGGCCCTGATCAGCCTGTTGGCCGCCCTCTGCATGCTGATTCCGCCGGTGGGGGGGCTGCTCATGCCCGACGTGCCGCTCTGGCTCGCGCCCCTGGCCGCGCTCTGGGCTTTTCTGACCTGGTGGGGCCGGGTGCTGCGCTCCATGAACGACGCCGTGGGGGCCACAGTCTCCTCGGAAATGGTGCGCACCGTGATCTCCCTGCTGGCCGTGGCTCTGCTGGGCGTGCTGTTCTGGGGCGACTGGCTGAACATCCACAGCCTCTTCGCCCAGCAATATCTCATGCTCGGGGCCACGGCCCTGGGCTACTGGCTGGTCACGCGCCGCCACTGGCGCGAGCGCGAGGAAAGCCTGCGCTTCCATCTGAGCAAGGCGCAGAACCGGGCCTATTGCCGCGAATTTTTCGACTACAGTCACCCGCTTTTCGTCCAGGCCCTGCTTTCCTTTCTGCTGCTCACCGCCGAGCGCTGGCTGCTGCAATGGTTTGACGGCAGCGCGGAACAGGGCTTCTTCGCCCTGTCCCAGAAAGTCAGCATGGCCTGTTTTCTTTTTGTCTCCGCCATGACCCCCCTGATCATGCGCGAGCTTTCCATCGCCTGGGGCCAGAAGGACCGCGTGGCCATGGCCCGGCTGCTGACCCGTTTCGCCCCCCTGCTTTACGTGGTGGCGGCCTATTTTTCCTGCTTTACCCTGGCCGAGGGCCCGGCCCTGGTGAACATCTTCGGCGGCGCGGAATTCACGGCGGCCATCCTGCCCGTGCAGATCATGGCCCTCTATCCCTTGCACCAAGCTTACGGCCAGCTGGCCGGCTCGGTCTTTCACGCCACGGGGCGCACCCGCGTGCTGCGCAATATCGCGGCCCTGGAGTGCGTGTACGGCTTTGCCACGGCCTGGTTTCTGCTGGCCCCGCCGGACCTGTTGGGCCTCAACCTCGGGGCTGTGGGCCTGGCCCTGAAAACCGTGTGCGTGCAATGCCTGACCGTGAATTTGTATCTCTGGCTGGCCTCGCGCTTCATTCCCCTGAACTTCTGGCGCAATTTCGCCCATCAGATCTGGAGCCTTGCCGCTCTGCTGCTGCTGGCCTTTGCCTGCCGCGAGCTGACCATCGATCTGGGCTTCGGCGATCTGGACTCCTTCCGCCGCTTCTTCATTTCCGGCGTGCTTTACAGCCTGCTCTGCCTGGGCCTCTGCCTGGCCGTGCCCCAGGTGCTGGGCCTTTCCCGCCGGGAATTGCGCGAGCTGTTCATCCGCCTGAAAAAATCCCGCCGGGGTGCGTAG
- a CDS encoding MarR family winged helix-turn-helix transcriptional regulator yields MEQSTDAVIALAAAVREQANAFLLRALAERGVTDLLPAHGAVLHALFRQGPLSMSALAEAIDRRKNTVTGLIKTLEERGYCRREPDPADARVQRIVLTARGEGLRGMQEEISAAMLRTAWRGMDREEREACVRGLCAVLENLKRDAMLPPQGECHE; encoded by the coding sequence ATGGAACAGAGTACGGATGCCGTCATCGCCCTGGCCGCCGCCGTGCGCGAGCAGGCCAACGCCTTTTTGCTCAGGGCTTTGGCCGAACGCGGCGTCACGGATCTGCTGCCCGCCCACGGCGCGGTGCTGCACGCGCTGTTCCGCCAGGGCCCCCTGAGCATGAGCGCCCTGGCGGAGGCCATCGACAGGCGGAAAAACACCGTCACCGGCCTGATCAAAACCCTGGAAGAGCGGGGCTATTGCCGCCGGGAGCCCGATCCCGCGGACGCGCGGGTGCAGCGCATCGTGCTGACCGCCAGGGGCGAGGGCCTGCGCGGCATGCAGGAGGAAATCTCCGCTGCCATGTTGCGTACGGCTTGGCGCGGCATGGACCGGGAAGAGCGGGAGGCCTGCGTCAGGGGCCTTTGCGCTGTACTGGAAAATCTGAAACGGGACGCAATGCTCCCGCCGCAAGGAGAATGTCATGAGTAA
- a CDS encoding pyridoxamine 5'-phosphate oxidase family protein — translation MSKELQEISRILSETPMCFIATMDGTQPRVRAFQFQFEQDGKLWFCTARNKDVFKQLQANPAVEICAVKQDMTWLRLTGKMALADDMAVKERVLAARPLIKGIYGSADNPVFASLCLEHGEYVIADFSGNPPRKGTF, via the coding sequence ATGAGTAAGGAATTGCAGGAAATTTCGCGGATTCTGTCGGAAACGCCCATGTGCTTCATCGCCACCATGGACGGCACGCAGCCCAGAGTGCGGGCTTTTCAGTTCCAGTTTGAGCAGGACGGAAAGCTCTGGTTCTGCACGGCCAGAAACAAGGATGTGTTCAAGCAGTTGCAGGCCAATCCGGCGGTGGAAATCTGCGCCGTGAAGCAGGACATGACCTGGCTGCGCCTGACGGGCAAGATGGCGCTGGCGGACGACATGGCCGTGAAGGAGCGCGTCCTGGCTGCCCGGCCGCTGATCAAGGGCATCTACGGCAGCGCGGACAACCCGGTGTTCGCCTCGCTTTGCCTTGAACACGGCGAATACGTCATTGCCGATTTTTCCGGCAATCCGCCCCGCAAGGGCACGTTTTAA
- a CDS encoding YybH family protein, giving the protein MTDQDNAGKELRDKIEMYRESIIHADKPELAEQVWDTAPETSFIHPRGHERGWEAIRDNFYTKTMANTFSRRELRLTGEPVIHLYGDAAVAEFDWEFTATRRADNGERHTSGRESQIYVRRPGRGWRLVHVHYSGPAATA; this is encoded by the coding sequence ATGACAGATCAGGACAATGCCGGAAAAGAACTGCGCGACAAAATCGAGATGTACCGCGAATCCATCATCCACGCGGACAAGCCGGAACTGGCGGAACAGGTCTGGGACACTGCGCCGGAAACTTCCTTTATCCATCCGCGCGGGCATGAGCGCGGCTGGGAAGCCATTCGGGACAACTTCTATACCAAAACCATGGCGAATACCTTTTCCAGGCGTGAACTCAGGCTCACGGGCGAGCCGGTCATCCATCTTTACGGCGACGCGGCCGTGGCGGAATTCGACTGGGAGTTCACGGCCACCAGACGCGCCGACAACGGCGAGCGGCACACCAGCGGCCGGGAAAGCCAGATTTATGTCCGGCGGCCCGGCCGGGGATGGCGGCTCGTGCATGTGCACTATTCCGGCCCGGCGGCCACGGCCTGA